The proteins below come from a single Podarcis muralis chromosome 8, rPodMur119.hap1.1, whole genome shotgun sequence genomic window:
- the RNF152 gene encoding E3 ubiquitin-protein ligase RNF152 — METLSQDILLECQICFNYYSPRRRPKLLDCKHTCCSVCLQQMRTSQKDLRCPWCRGITKLPPGFSVSQLPDDPEVIAVIAIPHTSEHTPVFIKLPSNGCYMLPLPISKERSLLPGDIGCRLLPGSQQKSLTVVTIPAEQQPLQSGLPQEGGDEDQDRRGIAKSSTWSGVCTVILVACVLVFLLGIVLHNMSCISKRFTVISCG, encoded by the coding sequence ATGGAGACTCTGTCCCAGGACATTCTGCTGGAATGTCAGATTTGTTTCAATTACTACAGCCCCCGGCGGAGGCCCAAGTTGCTGGACTGCAAGCATACCTGCTGCTCTGTTTGCCTTCAGCAGATGAGGACCAGCCAGAAAGACTTGCGGTGCCCCTGGTGCCGAGGCATCACTAAACTGCCGCCGGGCTTTTCCGTCTCCCAGCTGCCCGACGACCCAGAGGTCATTGCCGTGATTGCGATACCCCACACTTCAGAGCACACTCCCGTCTTCATCAAACTTCCCAGCAATGGCTGCTACATGCTGCCCTTGCCAATCTCCAAGGAGAGGTCCCTCTTGCCAGGAGACATTGGCTGCCGCCTGCTGCCAGGCAGCCAGCAGAAGTCTCTCACTGTGGTGACAATCCCAGCCGAGCAGCAGCCCTTGCAGTCCGGCCTCCCTCAGGAGGGAGGCGACGAAGATCAAGACAGGAGGGGCATTGCGAAAAGCTCCACCTGGTCGGGGGTTTGCACCGTCATCCTGGTGGCCTGCGTCCTGGTTTTCCTCCTTGGGATTGTCCTACACAACATGTCGTGCATTTCCAAGCGTTTCACTGTGATCTCCTGCGGCTGA